In a single window of the Pseudomonadota bacterium genome:
- a CDS encoding tyrosine-type recombinase/integrase encodes HTMATQLLNADADLVTIQDLLGHAKITTTQRYCKVSNLKVQRDYYKAIEVVMQRTQSGGEDEFELDEKWIKENRV; translated from the coding sequence ACACACGATGGCAACACAGCTCTTGAATGCCGACGCGGACCTCGTCACTATCCAGGATCTCCTGGGACATGCCAAGATTACCACGACTCAGCGCTACTGCAAGGTCTCCAATCTCAAAGTGCAGAGGGACTACTACAAGGCTATTGAGGTCGTCATGCAGAGAACCCAGTCAGGCGGAGAGGACGAGTTTGAATTGGACGAAAAATGGATAAAGGAAAACAGGGTGTAA